The Candidatus Acidulodesulfobacterium acidiphilum genome includes a window with the following:
- a CDS encoding ammonium transporter → MFSWVSPVFAAGSKVPAFNSGDIAWVLASSALVLIMTPGLGFYYGGMVRRKNVLNTISLSFIAICTVSIIWILWGYSLAFGPDSFGGVIGSLKYIGLFAMKETQHSRYDGKIPSYIYVMFQLMFAIITVALVSGSLVERIKFSSWVVFTIVWLTVVYAPVAQAVWGIGGLFQKMGVLDFAGGTVVHINSGVAGLAGAIVLGKRKGYMKENIVQPNQLGYTILGGALLWFGWFGFNAGSALEASPLATSAFLVTNTATAAAAIGWMIAEWIRSGKPTTLGMVSGAVAGLVAITPASGFVNPIDSIIIGFVAGVICYSMVVFVKPKLGYDDALDAFNVHAIGGAWGALATGLFADPLINSAGRGLFYGNPGQMWIQLLTVVCVAAYSFTMSYIIFKVIDKVMGLRVDKETEAMGLDITQHDESGYNF, encoded by the coding sequence ATGTTTTCCTGGGTAAGCCCCGTATTTGCAGCTGGCTCTAAGGTTCCGGCTTTTAACAGCGGAGATATAGCTTGGGTGCTTGCTTCATCCGCATTGGTTTTAATAATGACGCCTGGGCTCGGTTTCTATTACGGCGGTATGGTTAGAAGAAAAAATGTTTTAAATACAATTTCGCTCAGTTTTATTGCTATTTGTACGGTAAGTATTATATGGATCTTATGGGGATACTCTTTGGCATTCGGCCCCGATTCTTTTGGCGGAGTAATAGGAAGCCTGAAATATATAGGTTTATTTGCCATGAAAGAAACGCAGCATTCAAGATACGACGGCAAGATTCCTTCCTATATTTACGTAATGTTTCAGCTTATGTTCGCAATTATAACGGTAGCTCTTGTCAGCGGTTCTTTGGTTGAAAGAATTAAATTTTCTTCATGGGTAGTATTTACGATAGTATGGCTTACGGTTGTTTATGCTCCTGTAGCTCAAGCCGTATGGGGTATAGGCGGATTGTTTCAAAAAATGGGAGTATTAGATTTCGCAGGCGGAACGGTCGTCCATATTAATTCCGGCGTCGCCGGTCTTGCCGGAGCGATAGTACTGGGAAAAAGAAAAGGTTATATGAAAGAAAATATAGTTCAGCCGAACCAGTTAGGTTATACAATTCTGGGAGGAGCTCTTTTATGGTTCGGATGGTTCGGATTTAACGCAGGAAGCGCCTTAGAAGCAAGTCCTTTAGCAACATCGGCGTTTTTAGTAACTAATACCGCAACTGCAGCCGCCGCTATAGGCTGGATGATAGCAGAATGGATAAGAAGCGGAAAACCGACTACTCTAGGCATGGTTTCCGGCGCAGTAGCAGGGCTTGTAGCTATAACTCCGGCATCCGGTTTTGTTAATCCAATAGATTCTATCATTATAGGTTTCGTAGCAGGGGTAATTTGTTATTCTATGGTAGTTTTCGTAAAGCCTAAATTAGGTTACGACGATGCCCTCGACGCTTTTAACGTTCATGCGATAGGCGGAGCATGGGGAGCGCTTGCAACGGGTTTGTTCGCCGACCCGCTGATTAATTCGGCAGGAAGAGGTTTATTTTACGGCAACCCCGGTCAAATGTGGATTCAGCTGCTGACCGTGGTTTGCGTTGCGGCGTATTCGTTTACGATGAGTTATATAATTTTTAAAGTAATAGACAAAGTTATGGGTCTTCGCGTAGATAAAGAAACAGAAGCAATGGGATTAGATATTACGCAACATGACGAGTCAGGCTATAATTTCTGA